Proteins encoded by one window of Vigna radiata var. radiata cultivar VC1973A chromosome 5, Vradiata_ver6, whole genome shotgun sequence:
- the LOC106760142 gene encoding protein LEO1 homolog → MGGEEKRHQMMQNLFGDQSEEEEELDVDSEHESNPQLNYPSDEGEGMGEQEGEGEVEGQGEVEIESEGDGEGEHDRESEGEREQSSQEVEVGEREESEGRESDSDAKDDGYSQRGVTSKRRDDVVESGSERSEENHYDHHEDEEEEVDEARSPSVSPRDEKEDETRDLHSAPEIRDVFGDFDDDEEEEMGYTVQKDIEQDSNRYHVEEEGSYGKNLRPEDILADEDHQYESEEENFEIKTKEKPLGPPLELEVPLRPPPALPDKMNMIKVSNIMGVDPKPFDPKTYVEEDTFVTDESGARKRIRLENNIVRWRTARNPDGTASYESNARFVRWSDGSLQLLIGNEVLDISVQDAHHDQAHLFLRHGKGILQSQGRLLRKMRFMPSSLSSNSHRLLTALVDSRHKKVYKVKNCITDIDPEREKEEKEKAESQNIRANVLLNRKREKVSRKYTPAVDRRRQLSPGFLEDALDEEDETDYYDSRRTQRRFEDDLEVEARAEKRIMNAKKSQGPRDIPRKSSFPPAKSSRNPVGYQDDEREESEYETDEEEDERPPPRKRDEDTEPEYEDEEEEDHYEEAEQVNDASDEEEEKEPKQKSKEFRGSGKRKGFESDEESPPRKTTTHRRMAVVYDSDEE, encoded by the exons ATGGGAGGTGAGGAGAAGCGCCACCAGATGATGCAAAACCTCTTCGGCGACCAATCCGAGGAGGAGGAAGAGCTCGACGTCGATTCCGAGCACGAATCGAACCCTCAACTCAATTACCCCTCC GACGAGGGAGAGGGAATGGGGGAGCAGGAGGGAGAGGGCGAGGTGGAGGGCCAGGGGGAGGTGGAAATCGAGAGCGAGGGAGACGGAGAAGGAGAACACGATCGCGAAAGCGAGGGCGAGAGGGAGCAGAGCTCGCAGGAGGTGGAAGTTGGAGAGAGAGAGGAGAGTGAGGGAAGAGAGTCGGATAGTGACGCCAAAGATGACGGTTATAGCCAGCGTGGCGTCACGAGTAAGCGCCGCGATGACGTCGTTGAGAGCGGATCTGAAAGGTCGGAGGAGAATCATTACGATCACCACGAAGATGAGGAGGAAGAAGTCGACGAAGCTAGAAGCCCCAG tgTGTCGCCCAGAGACGAAAAAGAAGACGAGACTCGTGACTTGCATTCGGCCCCTGAAATTCGTGATGTATTTGGTGATTtcgatgatgatgaagaagaggaaatgGGGTACACTGTTCAGAAGGACATTGAACAAGATTCAAAT AGATATCATGTGGAGGAGGAAGGAAGTTACGGAAAGAACCTGAGACCAGAAGACATACTTGCTGATGAAGATCATCAGTATGAATCAGAGGAGGAAAACTTTGAGATAAAAACTAAAGAGAAGCCACTTGGCCCCCCTTTAGAATTGGAAGTTCCATTACGACCTCCTCCAGCTCTCCCAGACAAG ATGAACATGATTAAAGTTTCCAATATTATGGGTGTTGACCCAAAACCATTTGATCCTAAAACATATGTGGAAGAGGATACTTTTGTAACTGATGAATCTGGAGCCAGAAAGCGCATACGGTTGGAGAATAATATTGTACGTTGGAGGACTGCTAGAAATCCTGATGGCACAGCATCT TATGAAAGCAATGCCCGCTTTGTGAGATGGTCCGATGGCAGCCTGCAGCTTTTAATTGGGAATGAAGTTCTTGACATATCAGTGCAAGATGCACATCATGATCAAGCACATCTTTTCCTTAGACACGGAAAG GGAATCCTTCAATCACAAGGAAGGTTATTGAGGAAAATGAGGTTCATGCCATCTTCTTTGTCTTCAAATTCTCATCGGCTGTTGACTGCCCTTGTTGACTCAAGGCATAAGAAGGTTTACAAGGTGAAAAACTGCATTACTGACATTGATCCTGAGCgggaaaaagaggaaaaagagaag GCTGAAAGTCAAAATATCCGGGCTAATGTGCTTCTTAACCGAAAGCGTGAGAAGGTGAGCCGGAAGTATACTCCAGCTGTGGATAGGAGGCGGCAACTTTCTCCTGGGTTTTTAGAGGATGCATTGGATGAG GAGGATGAAACAGATTACTATGATTCTCGTCGCACTCAGCGCCGCTTTGAAGATGATTTGGAAGTGGAAGCCCGAGCAGAGAAACGAATTATGAATGCTAAAAAG TCACAGGGACCTAGAGACATCCCTCGCAAGTCTTCTTTTCCACCTGCTAAATCCTCTCGAAATCCAGTGGGTTACCAGGATGATGAGAGAGAGGAGTCTGAGTATGAAACcgatgaagaggaagatgagaggCCTCCTCCACGCAAGAGGGATGAGGATACTGAGCCAGAGTatgaggatgaagaagaggaagatcACTATGAAGAGGCAGAACAAGTTAATGATGCCTCAGATGAGGAGGAAGAGAAG GAACCAAAGCAAAAGAGTAAGGAGTTTAGAGGCAGTGGCAAGAGGAAGGGATTTGAATCAGATGAGGAGTCTCCTCCAAGGAAAACAACCACCCATCGACGGATGGCAGTTGTGTATGATAGTGATGAGGAATGA